In one window of Chryseobacterium phocaeense DNA:
- the bglX gene encoding beta-glucosidase BglX, whose product MKKLIVIATLALSPVFSAQDMVTKPVQSFQTAQYQAKKKAFIENLLSKMTLDEKIGQLNLPTSGDFTTGQAQSSDIGKKVELGLVGGLFNIKGAEKIKAVQKVAVEKSRLKIPLIFGMDVIHGYETTFPIPLGLAASWDMNLVQQSARVAAKEASSDGINWTFSPMVDISREPRWGRVSEGSGEDPYLGSEISKNMVYGYQGKDLSAGNTILACVKHFALYGAGEAGRDYNTVDMSHVRMFNEYFPPYKAAVDAGVASVMASFNEVDGVPATGSKWLQTEVLRKMWNFKGFVVTDYTGINEMVEHGMGDLQQVSALALKAGVDMDMVGEGFLTTLKKSLDEGKVTQAEIDMAARRVLESKYDLGLFDDPYRYGDAKLAAKEVYNMDNRNIARNVAAQSMVLLKNENQVLPLKKSGTVAVIGPLVNNSLNMAGTWSVATKHAISVSLMQGLQANYGKEVKFLSAKGANIDYDAKLEDIYAAHGKKTDRDNRPKEELLKEAVDIANKADVIVLAIGESAEMSGESSSRTEITIPQSQVDLLNELKKTGKPIAMVLYTGRPLALTNVKDTPDAILNAWFAGSEAGNAIADVLFGKVNPSGKLPMTFPRSLGQVPIYYNAKNTGRPLNQDKVDKCVYERFRSNYMDECNTPLYPFGYGLSYTKFSYSDMSVSNQNPKGNQTIQASVTVTNSGNYDGAEVVQLYIRDMVGTITRPVKELKGFQKIFLKKGESKKVTFDINPESLKFYNGELKFDWEPGEFDLMIGTSSEHVRHSKINWTK is encoded by the coding sequence ATGAAAAAGTTAATTGTAATTGCAACCCTGGCACTTTCGCCCGTATTTTCCGCACAGGACATGGTCACGAAACCCGTGCAGTCTTTCCAGACGGCCCAGTATCAGGCAAAGAAAAAAGCTTTCATCGAAAATCTTTTGTCTAAAATGACTTTAGATGAAAAGATTGGCCAGCTCAATCTGCCCACCTCCGGAGATTTCACCACAGGGCAGGCCCAAAGCTCGGATATCGGAAAAAAAGTGGAGCTGGGGTTAGTGGGAGGATTATTCAACATAAAAGGAGCTGAAAAAATTAAAGCAGTTCAGAAGGTAGCTGTAGAAAAAAGCCGCCTTAAAATTCCTTTGATCTTCGGGATGGATGTTATCCACGGCTATGAAACCACCTTCCCGATTCCATTGGGACTGGCTGCTTCCTGGGATATGAACCTGGTGCAGCAGTCTGCAAGGGTAGCCGCAAAAGAAGCTTCTTCCGATGGGATCAACTGGACCTTCTCTCCAATGGTGGATATTTCCCGCGAACCGAGATGGGGAAGAGTATCCGAAGGCTCCGGGGAAGATCCGTACTTAGGAAGTGAGATTTCAAAAAATATGGTGTATGGTTATCAGGGGAAAGATCTTTCCGCCGGAAATACCATCCTTGCCTGTGTAAAACACTTTGCATTATACGGAGCAGGTGAAGCCGGCCGTGATTACAATACAGTAGATATGAGCCACGTGAGAATGTTCAATGAATATTTTCCTCCTTATAAAGCAGCTGTAGATGCCGGTGTAGCCTCTGTGATGGCTTCCTTCAACGAAGTGGACGGGGTTCCTGCAACCGGAAGCAAGTGGCTTCAGACAGAAGTTCTCCGAAAAATGTGGAACTTCAAAGGTTTTGTGGTAACCGATTATACGGGGATCAACGAAATGGTAGAGCACGGAATGGGAGATCTTCAGCAGGTGTCTGCTTTAGCCCTGAAAGCAGGAGTAGATATGGATATGGTAGGTGAAGGATTTTTAACCACCCTTAAAAAATCTTTGGACGAAGGAAAAGTTACCCAGGCAGAAATTGATATGGCGGCAAGAAGAGTCCTTGAATCAAAATATGACCTTGGATTGTTTGATGATCCTTACCGTTATGGTGATGCGAAACTGGCTGCAAAAGAGGTGTACAATATGGACAATCGCAATATCGCAAGAAACGTAGCTGCCCAGTCAATGGTATTGTTGAAAAACGAAAACCAGGTATTGCCTTTGAAGAAATCCGGTACCGTAGCAGTGATAGGACCATTGGTGAATAACTCACTCAACATGGCCGGAACATGGAGTGTGGCTACAAAACATGCTATTTCAGTTTCATTGATGCAGGGACTTCAGGCCAATTATGGAAAAGAAGTGAAATTTCTTTCCGCAAAAGGAGCAAATATTGATTACGATGCAAAATTAGAAGATATCTACGCAGCTCACGGAAAAAAAACAGACCGGGACAACCGCCCGAAAGAAGAGCTGTTGAAAGAAGCCGTAGACATCGCCAACAAAGCAGATGTTATTGTTCTGGCCATTGGTGAATCCGCGGAAATGAGCGGTGAATCCTCTTCAAGAACAGAGATCACCATCCCTCAGTCGCAGGTGGATTTATTAAACGAATTGAAAAAGACCGGGAAGCCTATTGCTATGGTGCTATATACCGGTCGCCCGCTGGCTTTGACCAATGTAAAAGATACACCGGATGCAATTCTTAATGCCTGGTTTGCTGGTTCAGAAGCCGGAAACGCCATTGCAGATGTTTTATTTGGAAAAGTAAATCCTTCAGGGAAGCTTCCGATGACTTTCCCGAGAAGCCTGGGGCAGGTTCCTATTTATTATAACGCAAAAAATACTGGCCGTCCGTTGAATCAGGATAAAGTGGATAAATGCGTATATGAAAGATTCCGTTCCAACTATATGGATGAATGTAATACACCGCTGTATCCGTTTGGATATGGATTGAGTTATACTAAATTCAGTTATTCCGATATGTCGGTTTCAAACCAGAATCCAAAAGGAAACCAGACTATTCAGGCTTCCGTAACCGTTACCAATTCCGGGAACTACGACGGGGCAGAGGTAGTACAGCTTTATATCAGGGATATGGTAGGAACCATTACCAGACCGGTAAAAGAACTGAAAGGATTCCAGAAAATTTTCCTGAAAAAAGGAGAATCTAAAAAAGTGACCTTTGATATCAATCCGGAAAGTTTGAAATTCTACAACGGAGAACTGAAATTCGACTGGGAGCCGGGAGAATTTGATCTTATGATCGGAACCAGTTCAGAGCATGTAAGACATTCCAAAATCAACTGGACGAAATAA
- a CDS encoding carboxylesterase family protein, whose protein sequence is MKLKLKHLPLVLLPLSLQLNAQELKGELNKEIKRTEKMSYILDYPQKAKGNVPLIVFLHGSGERGNNLEMVKAHSPFTYKNLIKEPVAILAPQCPADSWWDTITVYNLIKEIQKKYKIDASRIHLTGLSMGGWGTLKLAQEHPEMFASVVSVCAPTDFPMYANINKYKGLNMKIFHGGMDDIVLPENAFNFYQRLHPVNPSAELIIFPNDNHNSWDSTYSDPKLYEWMLSRKKGE, encoded by the coding sequence ATGAAATTAAAACTGAAACATCTTCCCCTTGTACTTCTTCCGCTTTCACTGCAGCTTAATGCACAGGAACTAAAAGGGGAACTGAACAAAGAGATTAAAAGGACAGAAAAAATGTCTTACATTCTGGATTATCCTCAAAAAGCCAAAGGAAATGTCCCTTTAATTGTATTCCTGCATGGTTCCGGAGAAAGAGGAAATAATCTTGAAATGGTTAAAGCGCATAGTCCGTTCACCTACAAAAACCTGATTAAGGAACCCGTAGCGATTCTGGCACCTCAATGTCCTGCAGATTCATGGTGGGATACCATTACGGTATATAACCTGATCAAAGAGATTCAGAAAAAATATAAGATTGATGCTTCCAGAATTCATCTTACAGGGCTTTCAATGGGAGGCTGGGGAACATTGAAACTGGCTCAGGAGCATCCAGAAATGTTTGCATCGGTAGTTTCTGTATGTGCACCAACGGATTTTCCCATGTATGCCAATATCAATAAGTACAAAGGACTGAATATGAAAATTTTTCACGGAGGAATGGATGATATCGTACTGCCGGAAAATGCCTTTAATTTCTATCAGAGGCTGCACCCGGTAAATCCGTCGGCAGAGCTCATTATTTTCCCGAATGACAATCACAATTCCTGGGACTCCACCTATTCTGATCCTAAGCTTTATGAATGGATGCTGTCCAGGAAAAAAGGGGAATAA
- a CDS encoding glucoamylase family protein translates to MKRTVLSIAITSLFFANSCKNSQSPKQETARTEAVKSDITDEQLMDRVQKDAVKYFWDYAEPKSMMGRERYHEDNIYPDNDKHVITTGGSGFGLATLLVGVERGFIPRQEAIKRLTHMMDFLARADRHKGAWSHWINGETGKTVPFGKKDNGGDLVETAFLTSGILMVREYFKNGNTEEKALAAKCDEIWKGIQWNWYTKGGEKVLYWHWSPEYQWEMNFPLEGYNECLITYILAASSPTHSIDAETYYKGWTRNGTYLTDKTKYGLPLYVKHNYAEEYGGPLFWSQYSYIGLDPTGLSDKLVKNYFELNKNQALIDYKYCVENPKQWKGYGANYWGLTAGYTRNEDGSTGYTAHMPSNDNGVITPTAALSSFPYTPKESMAFLRFLYTQKPEFIGSAGPYDATSVNYNNWYTPRYLAIDQGTIAPMIENYRTGFLWKLFMNAPEIQQGLKKLSFQSEKYGIK, encoded by the coding sequence ATGAAAAGGACCGTATTATCAATTGCCATCACCTCTTTATTCTTTGCAAATTCCTGCAAAAACTCACAGTCTCCGAAACAGGAAACTGCCCGCACGGAAGCGGTGAAAAGTGACATCACAGACGAACAGCTGATGGACAGAGTTCAAAAAGATGCCGTAAAATATTTCTGGGATTACGCTGAACCCAAATCCATGATGGGTAGAGAGCGTTACCATGAAGACAATATTTATCCGGATAATGATAAGCATGTCATTACCACCGGAGGGTCAGGATTTGGACTGGCCACGCTTCTGGTAGGAGTAGAAAGAGGATTTATTCCACGACAGGAAGCCATAAAAAGACTCACCCATATGATGGATTTTCTGGCCAGGGCAGACCGTCATAAAGGGGCCTGGTCACACTGGATCAACGGAGAAACAGGAAAAACAGTCCCTTTCGGCAAAAAAGATAATGGCGGCGATCTTGTGGAAACGGCATTTCTTACTTCGGGAATTCTGATGGTCCGTGAATATTTTAAAAACGGAAACACAGAAGAAAAAGCACTGGCTGCAAAATGTGATGAAATCTGGAAGGGAATCCAATGGAACTGGTATACAAAAGGAGGTGAAAAAGTCCTCTACTGGCACTGGTCTCCGGAATATCAGTGGGAAATGAATTTCCCTCTGGAAGGCTATAATGAATGCCTCATCACCTACATTCTGGCAGCTTCATCACCCACGCATTCCATTGATGCAGAAACCTATTACAAAGGCTGGACAAGAAACGGGACCTACCTTACAGACAAAACAAAATACGGACTTCCTTTGTACGTAAAACACAATTATGCCGAAGAATACGGCGGACCTCTCTTTTGGTCACAATATTCCTACATCGGGCTGGATCCTACCGGACTTTCAGATAAACTGGTGAAAAATTATTTCGAATTAAACAAAAATCAGGCCCTTATTGACTATAAATACTGTGTAGAAAATCCAAAGCAATGGAAAGGCTATGGTGCCAATTATTGGGGACTGACAGCCGGCTACACAAGAAATGAAGACGGAAGCACTGGCTACACCGCACATATGCCTTCCAATGACAATGGCGTAATCACACCCACTGCCGCACTGAGCAGCTTTCCGTATACGCCTAAAGAATCTATGGCTTTCCTGAGGTTTCTATATACCCAAAAACCTGAATTCATAGGATCTGCAGGACCTTATGATGCCACTTCAGTAAATTACAACAACTGGTATACCCCAAGATATTTAGCGATAGACCAGGGGACAATAGCCCCAATGATTGAAAACTACAGAACGGGATTTTTATGGAAATTATTTATGAATGCTCCTGAAATCCAGCAGGGACTAAAAAAATTAAGCTTTCAATCTGAGAAATATGGTATTAAATAA
- a CDS encoding RagB/SusD family nutrient uptake outer membrane protein, with protein sequence MKKIIISSILVLSSLSCSNDFLENRVENAVLAEEFFKTEADAMSGTAAIYAFLKGWDNSAFPFQYVMGVTGDDVVKGSNPGDSSFINAYDNYSYTVSDAGIESYWKAQWKGIALCNRVITHVPLIEMNANLRNRLVAEAKFLKAYFYFNLVRLWGGVPIFDNIPVNPSEFNYNIPRNSVNEVYDYIIKNLNEAADVLPQSYPASDLGRVTKGAAKGILSKVYLYKKDWQKAYDTSNEVIAMGYSLDPDFNHLFRIEGEFGTESVFEVNNQCTGAFGGSQYAQVQGVRNQFGWGFFTPSPALENAFEAGDIRKELTILRNGETTPEGDVIAMQDPLSVTTFNQKVYVPKSHQTGCDQGSEQNIRILRFADILLINAEAANELGNISAAATSLNKVRNRATLANTTASNQETMRAAIYQERKVELAMENDRFPDLLRTGQAATVLGPLGFKSGKNELLPIPLNAINDSNGVLTQNPGY encoded by the coding sequence ATGAAAAAAATAATAATATCATCAATTCTTGTATTGTCCTCTCTTTCATGTAGTAATGACTTTTTGGAAAACAGAGTTGAAAATGCAGTTTTAGCAGAAGAATTTTTTAAAACTGAAGCAGACGCAATGTCTGGTACGGCTGCTATTTATGCTTTTTTGAAAGGATGGGATAATTCTGCTTTTCCTTTTCAATATGTAATGGGAGTTACTGGTGATGATGTGGTTAAAGGAAGTAATCCAGGAGATTCTTCATTTATTAATGCATACGATAATTACTCTTATACAGTCTCAGATGCAGGTATTGAAAGCTACTGGAAAGCACAATGGAAAGGAATTGCATTATGTAATCGTGTTATTACGCATGTTCCTTTAATAGAAATGAATGCAAACCTCAGAAATAGATTGGTTGCGGAAGCGAAGTTTTTAAAGGCTTATTTTTATTTTAATTTAGTCAGGTTATGGGGCGGAGTTCCAATATTTGATAATATTCCTGTAAATCCCTCAGAGTTTAATTACAACATACCAAGAAATTCAGTGAATGAGGTGTACGACTATATTATAAAAAACCTGAATGAGGCAGCTGATGTTTTACCTCAGTCTTACCCAGCAAGTGACTTAGGCCGTGTAACCAAAGGAGCAGCAAAGGGTATATTGTCAAAAGTATATTTATACAAAAAAGACTGGCAAAAAGCCTACGACACATCTAATGAAGTTATAGCTATGGGATATAGTTTAGATCCCGATTTTAACCATTTATTCAGGATTGAAGGTGAATTTGGAACTGAATCTGTATTTGAAGTAAATAATCAATGTACTGGAGCTTTTGGCGGTTCTCAGTATGCTCAAGTTCAAGGAGTCAGAAACCAGTTTGGGTGGGGATTTTTCACTCCTTCTCCTGCTCTGGAAAACGCATTTGAAGCAGGTGATATCCGTAAGGAGCTCACAATTCTTAGAAATGGGGAAACTACGCCAGAAGGAGATGTAATCGCAATGCAGGATCCTCTTTCCGTAACAACTTTTAATCAGAAAGTATATGTTCCTAAATCACATCAGACTGGTTGTGATCAAGGCTCAGAACAAAATATAAGAATTTTACGTTTTGCAGACATATTGCTGATTAATGCAGAAGCGGCAAATGAGTTAGGAAATATTTCAGCAGCAGCAACTTCATTGAATAAAGTTAGGAATAGGGCAACCTTGGCAAATACTACGGCATCCAATCAGGAAACTATGCGGGCAGCTATCTACCAGGAAAGAAAAGTAGAACTGGCTATGGAAAATGATAGATTTCCAGACTTGTTAAGAACTGGACAGGCAGCAACTGTTTTAGGTCCACTAGGATTTAAATCGGGAAAAAATGAATTGTTACCGATTCCATTGAATGCTATTAATGATAGTAATGGTGTTCTAACCCAAAACCCAGGATATTAA
- a CDS encoding SusC/RagA family TonB-linked outer membrane protein: MSHCGFILRYERNAQTTPKDTAVKEQKIEEVVLIGYGGQKKLNITGSIGTVSAKDLADRPNSNPISSVQGKVAGVNIVNPGAPGVSPRVDIRGISSLNGATVFIVDGIITTDISYLNPLDIESMSILKDPSSLAIYGSRATNGAVIIKTKGGKGKTTFNFNSYLGLKTVPNVVDMVNKDQYIELYNEKLKYSGASSGFLDPNNYSISTDWFKEILKPSIINSNDISASGSTDKMNYFLSLGYLTDQGNFDAGKGINSGNDFKRFTSRINVTYKLTDKLTVGTNSSWSQMSRNNAVNPLLTAYNSPPVYNPINPDGSYGYQTLTSLANPRAQLDLTRDRNKENRYIINLWGEYKILKDLVFKTNFTQDNGDTSGFIFTSPSSYLPGNNDRSKLSKFTSNSRNYVFDNTLTWTKNLGSHHFVGLVGASAQEAKAYKLTGKAEGVKYSGDDGSLFLINGGTNMTVEETDVKTSRLWGYFARINYDFAGKYLLNASIRRDASNNFSESDRSRWFPAVGLGWVVSKENFLAEQNVLSLLKLKASWAKMGNPDVPRSYDNRAIKIGGAYFGNTGIDGYSTTDIYDLNIGWETIEGKDAGVELGFFNNKLTLEANYYRKDSRDVVYPITQPAISGASNKLVTNAFSFYNKGFEFNLAYNTNITDKIKLGVYGNLTTLDNRITSVYNNSFNETGPYLFGNTITRLETGQAVGAFYGYNVVGVFQNQAQVDSAPVYSSVKKQVGGFMFEDRDGNGVIDSRDKSFLGSPIPDYTYGFGFNLSGYNFDFAIDFQGVQGNKIYNYNREQRYGNESWDLDMYRNRWHGEGTSNTNSAISTDQQIIVPSSFYVEDGSFFRIRNILVGYTLGSDFTKSLNIEKLRIYVSAQNPWTSFKYNGFSPEILNSDRVQMGVDNNITPISAIYTLGLNLTF, translated from the coding sequence ATGTCTCATTGCGGTTTTATACTTCGGTATGAACGCAATGCACAGACTACCCCAAAAGATACTGCCGTAAAAGAGCAGAAGATTGAGGAGGTAGTACTGATCGGATATGGGGGACAAAAAAAATTGAACATTACAGGAAGTATAGGTACTGTAAGTGCAAAAGATTTGGCTGATAGACCTAATTCTAACCCTATCAGCTCTGTTCAAGGAAAGGTAGCGGGGGTTAATATTGTTAACCCGGGTGCTCCAGGAGTTTCTCCAAGAGTTGATATTAGAGGTATTAGCTCTTTAAACGGAGCAACAGTATTTATTGTAGATGGTATTATTACTACAGACATTTCATATCTTAATCCTTTGGATATAGAATCTATGAGTATATTAAAAGATCCTTCATCTTTAGCAATATACGGGAGTAGAGCCACTAACGGAGCCGTTATTATAAAAACAAAAGGAGGTAAAGGAAAGACAACCTTTAACTTTAATTCTTATTTAGGATTAAAGACAGTTCCGAATGTTGTAGATATGGTTAATAAAGATCAGTATATTGAACTTTATAATGAAAAACTAAAATATTCCGGAGCATCATCAGGTTTTTTGGATCCAAATAATTATAGTATTAGTACGGACTGGTTTAAAGAGATTCTTAAACCCTCCATTATTAATTCAAATGATATTTCGGCTTCTGGATCTACAGATAAAATGAATTACTTTTTAAGTTTAGGATATTTGACAGATCAAGGGAACTTTGATGCAGGAAAAGGTATCAATTCTGGAAATGATTTTAAAAGGTTCACTTCAAGAATAAACGTAACTTACAAATTAACTGATAAATTAACAGTAGGTACTAATTCATCTTGGTCGCAAATGAGCAGAAATAATGCTGTGAACCCTCTTTTAACAGCATATAATTCTCCACCAGTTTATAACCCGATAAATCCTGATGGCTCTTATGGTTATCAAACATTAACATCATTAGCTAATCCTAGAGCTCAATTAGATCTTACTCGCGACAGAAATAAAGAAAATAGATATATTATCAATCTTTGGGGAGAATACAAGATTTTAAAGGATTTAGTATTTAAAACTAATTTCACTCAGGATAATGGAGATACAAGTGGATTTATTTTTACAAGTCCTTCAAGCTACCTGCCCGGAAATAATGATAGGTCAAAGTTATCTAAGTTTACTTCAAATTCCAGAAATTATGTTTTTGACAATACATTAACATGGACTAAAAACTTGGGATCTCATCATTTTGTTGGTTTAGTAGGGGCATCTGCCCAAGAAGCTAAAGCATATAAACTTACTGGAAAAGCTGAAGGTGTAAAATACAGTGGGGATGATGGTAGTTTATTTCTCATCAACGGAGGAACTAACATGACTGTTGAAGAAACTGACGTGAAAACAAGCAGGCTTTGGGGTTATTTTGCTAGAATTAATTATGATTTTGCAGGCAAATACTTACTTAATGCATCTATAAGAAGAGATGCTTCTAATAATTTTTCAGAAAGTGACAGATCTCGTTGGTTTCCTGCGGTAGGTTTGGGATGGGTTGTTTCAAAAGAGAACTTCCTGGCAGAACAAAATGTTCTAAGTTTATTAAAACTAAAGGCGAGCTGGGCTAAAATGGGTAATCCTGATGTTCCGAGATCTTATGATAATCGAGCAATCAAAATAGGAGGTGCGTATTTTGGCAATACAGGCATTGATGGCTATAGTACTACTGATATTTATGATTTAAATATTGGATGGGAAACCATTGAAGGAAAAGATGCCGGAGTAGAACTAGGTTTCTTCAATAATAAACTAACATTAGAAGCTAACTATTATCGTAAAGATTCTAGAGATGTAGTTTATCCAATAACACAACCGGCAATATCCGGAGCTAGTAATAAATTGGTAACTAATGCATTTTCGTTTTATAATAAAGGTTTTGAATTTAATTTAGCTTATAACACAAATATTACGGATAAAATCAAATTAGGAGTATATGGTAACCTAACAACATTAGATAATCGTATTACAAGTGTTTATAATAATTCATTTAACGAAACTGGTCCTTATTTATTTGGTAATACCATTACGAGATTAGAAACTGGACAGGCAGTTGGTGCTTTCTATGGATATAATGTTGTTGGAGTATTTCAAAATCAGGCACAAGTAGACTCTGCTCCTGTATACTCATCAGTGAAAAAGCAGGTTGGTGGGTTCATGTTTGAGGATAGAGATGGAAATGGTGTAATTGATAGTAGGGACAAATCATTTTTAGGAAGTCCTATCCCTGATTATACTTATGGATTCGGATTCAATCTGTCTGGATATAATTTTGACTTTGCCATTGATTTCCAGGGAGTACAAGGAAACAAAATATACAACTATAATAGAGAGCAGCGCTATGGAAATGAAAGCTGGGATTTAGATATGTACAGAAACCGTTGGCATGGTGAAGGTACTTCCAATACAAATTCTGCAATTTCCACAGACCAACAGATTATAGTGCCAAGTAGTTTTTATGTAGAAGATGGTAGTTTTTTTAGAATTAGAAATATATTAGTAGGATATACATTAGGCTCTGATTTTACAAAGTCTCTTAATATAGAAAAATTAAGAATTTATGTTTCTGCTCAGAACCCGTGGACAAGTTTCAAATATAATGGATTCTCTCCGGAAATTTTAAACTCAGACAGGGTACAAATGGGAGTTGATAATAATATTACTCCTATATCAGCAATTTATACTTTAGGTTTAAACTTAACATTTTAA
- a CDS encoding DUF4197 family protein encodes MKKYIIAAALLIGTGTLVLTTVQSCQTMATSDLGLSIIKRVLLNGIDKGMGIYSNKEAFLQNNLVDKALPKELRDINATLEKIVPSLVAKERDFIAQAAAYTVNTSKPILQGAVNSLNAQDVTRIIQGTTATQILKEKTSQQLVAAIAPKVDEKLNEYGIAKTINTALSGNNLLGSLLGGSSNNINTGGLSKLASEQLVNGLFNIIEDYEHQNSKALLGPLGK; translated from the coding sequence ATGAAAAAATATATTATAGCTGCTGCATTGTTAATTGGAACAGGAACTTTGGTTCTCACCACCGTACAATCCTGCCAGACCATGGCGACTTCGGACCTTGGTTTGTCTATCATTAAAAGAGTTCTTCTGAACGGTATAGATAAAGGAATGGGAATCTACAGTAACAAAGAGGCATTTCTTCAGAATAATCTCGTAGATAAGGCTCTTCCAAAGGAACTCAGAGATATCAATGCTACGCTGGAAAAAATAGTCCCTTCACTGGTGGCTAAAGAAAGAGACTTTATTGCACAGGCGGCGGCTTACACCGTTAATACGTCGAAACCTATCCTTCAGGGGGCAGTTAACAGTTTGAATGCACAGGATGTCACCAGAATTATCCAGGGGACTACAGCCACGCAGATCTTGAAAGAAAAGACTTCACAGCAGCTGGTAGCAGCCATTGCTCCGAAAGTGGATGAAAAGCTGAATGAGTATGGCATTGCTAAAACCATTAATACAGCCCTTTCAGGAAACAATCTTCTGGGAAGCCTTCTTGGGGGTAGCAGCAACAATATCAATACGGGTGGACTTAGCAAACTTGCATCTGAGCAACTGGTTAACGGACTCTTCAACATCATTGAAGATTACGAGCATCAGAATTCGAAAGCACTGCTGGGACCGCTTGGAAAATAG
- a CDS encoding DUF493 family protein produces MDILQGNQHASPEEFYSSLKEKLEGHHDFPEDYLFKFIIPTDQAKLTEIYKVFDGIKFTLGNRESKNGKYTACNINAFVLDADQVVHIYREVAKIEGVILL; encoded by the coding sequence ATGGATATATTACAAGGAAATCAACACGCAAGCCCGGAGGAATTTTATAGTTCCCTGAAGGAAAAACTGGAAGGCCACCATGACTTTCCGGAAGATTATTTATTTAAATTTATCATTCCTACAGACCAGGCCAAACTTACTGAAATCTATAAAGTTTTTGACGGTATAAAGTTCACGCTGGGAAACCGCGAAAGCAAAAACGGAAAATATACTGCATGTAACATCAATGCATTCGTTCTGGATGCAGATCAGGTAGTGCATATTTATAGGGAAGTCGCCAAAATAGAAGGCGTCATTCTATTGTAA
- a CDS encoding ArsC/Spx/MgsR family protein, whose product MMVKVLHNGNCSKSNAVLEYLDENGVPFEIINIVEDPLSILEIKTVLKKLNQSVFHMIRKTDKLYTEQYADKNYSEEEWIKILSENPSLIQRPILIKGSVAMLGRPIENVKFFIEK is encoded by the coding sequence ATGATGGTTAAGGTTTTACACAACGGAAACTGCTCCAAGTCCAATGCCGTCCTGGAGTATCTGGATGAGAATGGGGTGCCTTTTGAGATCATCAACATCGTGGAAGATCCGCTGAGCATCCTTGAGATCAAAACAGTATTGAAAAAGCTGAATCAGAGCGTATTCCATATGATCCGTAAAACAGATAAGCTGTACACGGAGCAATATGCCGATAAAAATTATTCCGAAGAAGAATGGATTAAGATTCTTTCTGAAAATCCTTCCCTGATCCAGAGACCTATACTGATCAAAGGGTCGGTTGCCATGCTGGGAAGACCTATTGAAAATGTGAAGTTCTTTATTGAAAAATAA
- a CDS encoding deoxynucleoside kinase → MHIAVTGNIGAGKTTLTTMLARHYGWDAQFEDVDHNPYLEDFYADMSKWSFALQIYFLGSRFRQVKEIRESGKNIIQDRTIYEDAHIFAENLNDMKLLSDRDFNNYVSVFGLMKSFVSAPDLLIYLKSDVPNLVKKIYKRGREYEASISIEYLSKLNQKYEKWISSYTEGKLLIIEVDDLDFVEKPEDFGFILEKIEAELNGLF, encoded by the coding sequence ATGCATATTGCTGTTACTGGAAATATTGGTGCCGGAAAAACAACTTTAACCACAATGCTTGCCAGGCATTACGGATGGGATGCACAGTTTGAAGATGTAGACCATAACCCTTATCTTGAAGATTTTTATGCAGACATGAGCAAGTGGAGTTTTGCACTGCAGATCTACTTTTTAGGAAGCAGATTCAGGCAGGTAAAAGAGATCAGGGAGAGTGGTAAAAATATTATCCAGGACCGTACCATCTATGAAGACGCCCATATTTTTGCAGAAAACCTGAATGATATGAAACTTCTTTCCGACAGGGATTTTAATAATTATGTCTCTGTTTTCGGGCTGATGAAGTCTTTTGTTTCTGCACCGGACCTTTTGATTTATTTAAAGTCTGATGTTCCGAACCTGGTGAAAAAGATTTACAAAAGAGGAAGGGAATATGAGGCCTCCATCAGCATTGAATACCTTTCAAAACTGAACCAGAAGTACGAAAAATGGATCTCCAGTTATACAGAAGGCAAGCTTCTAATCATTGAGGTGGATGATCTGGATTTCGTGGAAAAGCCGGAAGATTTCGGATTCATTCTTGAAAAGATTGAGGCAGAGCTGAACGGCCTGTTTTAA